From Rutidosis leptorrhynchoides isolate AG116_Rl617_1_P2 chromosome 3, CSIRO_AGI_Rlap_v1, whole genome shotgun sequence, a single genomic window includes:
- the LOC139898170 gene encoding glutathione S-transferase zeta class-like produces the protein MYLEEKYPQHPLLPRDMEKRAINYQAANIVSASIQPLQNLDVLNYIEEKVGPDAKIPWVQRHINKGFAALEKLLTKHAGKYATGDDVFLADLFLAPQIHGSIKRFNLDMTPYPLLTRLHEAYMQHPAVQDALPEKQPDFPSS, from the exons ATG TACCTTGAGGAGAAGTATCCTCAGCATCCTTTGTTGCCTCGCGACATGGAGAAAAGGGCAATTAATTACCAg GCTGCAAATATTGTTTCAGCAAGCATACAACCTCTTCAAAACTTAGATGTTTTG AATTACATCGAGGAAAAAGTTGGTCCCGATGCAAAGATTCCATGGGTACAAAGGCATATAAATAAAGGCTTTGCAG CACTCGAGAAGTTACTGACAAAACATGCTGGAAAATATGCCACAGGAGATGATGTATTTCTG GCTGATTTGTTTCTAGCACCACAAATCCATGGCTCAATAAAGAGGTTCAACCTTGACATG ACACCGTACCCGCTTTTGACTAGGTTGCATGAAGCATATATGCAGCATCCTGCTGTCCAAGATGCATTGCCTGAAAAGCAACCAGACTTCCCTTCTAGTTGA